A DNA window from Ornithobacterium rhinotracheale DSM 15997 contains the following coding sequences:
- a CDS encoding penicillin-binding protein 1A: protein MASTNNTKKKKKNPWIMRGILLFWSILLGGVISIVAVLYGTSKGMLGPLPDVQDLENPEINVASEIYSSDGKLIDKFEKEKRIPVTYSDLPPHLVKALLAREDVRFLNHSGIDGESVMRAIASGGKDGGGSTITQQLAKQLFTQKVSSNKVGRVKQKLKEWVVALQLERLYTKEEIITMYLNKFDFIYRANGIEAAAQTYFQKHTNELTVPESAVLISMLKSPVLYNPKSNPKGSLHERNVVLSQMFKYGFLTRDEFERYKNEPLGLNFKMLESSVQETYSAYFKYAMRVELQEYFEQYEKENGIHYDLYRDGLKIYTSIDSRMQRMGEEAIKQHLKSVQKMFFAEQRGNPKAPFYNISSEKRQRIFEAAMRRTVMYKNRKNAGMSEEEILAEFNKPRDSVQFFTWDGKKYEKNKSWMDSIIYHKHIIEAGLMSMDPKDGTIKAWIGGVDWDYFKFDHVKQARRQVGSTFKPFVYATAIHQMNYPPCHMVSNEPFVSGGWKPRNASGRYGGSLSLRDGLAHSVNVISARLIAESGPQAVIQLAKDLGINSPIPNNLTIALGSADLTLYEMVGAMSTFADGGIYIKPELILSIEDKNGKIIKDYQPETREVLSEDVAYTMIDLMKGVINKGTGKSIRNYGITSEVAGKTGTTNEGSDSWFIGLTPNLVTGVWVGNEDRFAHFRGWQSQGAKMALPIWAYYMKKVYSEGNKLGVRSSDKFEKPEGIEKKWDCSSQNGFYNFGDMRSFGERNVDNAGERGERSVNEVLSSEDTISFE, encoded by the coding sequence ATGGCTAGTACAAATAATACTAAAAAGAAAAAAAAGAATCCATGGATTATGCGTGGAATTTTGCTTTTCTGGTCTATCCTTTTAGGAGGAGTTATCTCGATCGTTGCCGTTTTATACGGAACATCAAAAGGGATGCTGGGGCCATTGCCAGATGTGCAAGACCTTGAAAACCCAGAAATCAATGTAGCGTCAGAGATTTATTCATCAGACGGGAAATTGATTGATAAGTTTGAAAAAGAGAAGCGTATCCCTGTTACTTATAGCGATCTTCCTCCACATTTGGTCAAGGCACTTTTGGCGAGAGAGGATGTTCGTTTTTTAAATCACTCAGGGATTGATGGCGAGTCTGTTATGCGTGCCATTGCGAGTGGAGGAAAAGACGGTGGCGGGAGTACAATTACTCAGCAGCTTGCCAAGCAATTGTTCACCCAGAAAGTGTCATCGAACAAAGTGGGGAGAGTTAAGCAGAAGCTCAAAGAATGGGTAGTTGCCCTGCAATTGGAGAGATTATATACCAAGGAGGAAATCATTACGATGTATCTTAATAAATTCGATTTTATTTACAGAGCAAATGGTATCGAGGCAGCGGCGCAAACTTACTTCCAAAAGCATACAAACGAGCTCACGGTGCCAGAATCAGCAGTTTTGATTTCAATGTTAAAGAGCCCTGTACTTTATAACCCAAAAAGTAACCCAAAAGGCTCTTTGCATGAGCGAAATGTGGTGCTTAGCCAAATGTTTAAATATGGATTCCTCACAAGAGATGAATTTGAGAGATATAAAAATGAACCACTCGGGCTAAACTTTAAAATGCTTGAAAGCAGCGTGCAGGAAACATATTCGGCATACTTTAAATATGCAATGCGTGTTGAGTTACAAGAATATTTTGAACAATACGAAAAAGAAAACGGAATTCACTATGACCTGTATCGCGATGGATTGAAAATCTACACTTCCATAGATTCGAGAATGCAGAGAATGGGAGAGGAGGCAATAAAACAGCATTTAAAAAGTGTACAAAAAATGTTTTTTGCTGAACAAAGAGGAAACCCCAAAGCACCATTCTATAACATCTCAAGCGAAAAGCGTCAGCGTATTTTTGAAGCAGCCATGCGCCGCACCGTTATGTATAAAAATAGAAAAAATGCGGGCATGAGCGAGGAAGAGATTCTAGCAGAATTTAATAAACCAAGGGATTCTGTACAATTCTTTACTTGGGACGGAAAAAAATACGAGAAAAATAAATCTTGGATGGATAGTATTATCTATCACAAGCATATCATCGAGGCGGGGCTTATGTCCATGGATCCAAAGGACGGAACCATCAAGGCTTGGATAGGCGGTGTAGATTGGGATTATTTTAAATTCGACCATGTGAAACAGGCACGCCGCCAAGTGGGGTCAACCTTTAAGCCATTTGTGTACGCCACAGCCATACACCAGATGAACTATCCGCCATGTCATATGGTGTCCAACGAGCCATTTGTTTCTGGCGGGTGGAAACCTAGAAACGCCAGTGGTAGATACGGAGGTTCACTGTCTTTAAGAGACGGATTGGCACACTCTGTCAATGTGATTTCTGCGCGTCTTATCGCCGAGAGTGGCCCTCAGGCAGTAATTCAGCTAGCCAAGGATTTAGGGATTAATTCGCCAATCCCAAACAATTTAACCATAGCACTAGGTTCAGCAGATTTAACATTGTATGAAATGGTGGGAGCGATGAGTACCTTTGCCGATGGCGGAATCTATATTAAACCAGAATTAATCCTTTCAATAGAAGATAAAAATGGAAAGATAATAAAAGACTATCAGCCAGAAACGAGAGAAGTATTAAGCGAAGATGTGGCTTATACGATGATAGATTTAATGAAAGGAGTAATTAATAAAGGGACAGGTAAGTCGATCCGTAATTACGGAATCACCTCTGAGGTAGCGGGAAAAACAGGTACCACCAACGAAGGTTCCGATTCATGGTTTATTGGATTAACACCAAATCTTGTAACAGGCGTTTGGGTAGGAAACGAAGATCGTTTTGCGCACTTTAGAGGTTGGCAATCTCAAGGGGCAAAAATGGCATTACCTATCTGGGCTTATTATATGAAGAAGGTGTATAGCGAAGGCAATAAATTAGGTGTAAGGAGCAGTGATAAGTTTGAAAAACCAGAAGGTATAGAAAAGAAATGGGATTGCTCTTCGCAGAATGGGTTTTATAATTTTGGAGACATGCGATCTTTTGGCGAAAGGAATGTAGATAATGCGGGAGAAAGAGGCGAGCGATCTGTGAATGAGGTCTTGTCTTCCGAAGATACAATTTCCTTTGAGTAA
- a CDS encoding M3 family metallopeptidase codes for MSQNILTQDIFKTPYQTPPFEQIKLEDYKPAFEQAIAEAKAEIDAITENPNLPDFFNTIEALSLSGEKLNRISSIFFNLNSAETNDEMQALAQEISPLLSEFSSDISLNKALFERIQKVYDSKPEGLTPEQQRLLDKTYKNFSRNGALLSEKDQERLRQIDQELSLLSLQFGQNVLAATNDYVLHITDEKDLEGLPQDEIEAAREAAQAQSLQGWAITLQMPSYLGFMKYAKNRALREQLYRANGAKNFSENPFNNTENVLKIIKLRAERARLLGYKNHAAFVLEERMAQSPENVQNFLENLLQKAKPFGQEEIKKLSIYAKEKEGISELMPWDHAYFAEAYKKENFSLSDQELKPYFQLEKVIEGAFEIAEKLYNLSFKEVNDLEKYHADVHTFHVIKENEIIGILYTDFFPRAGKRPGAWMTSYRDGHYLHGEHRIPQISIVCNFTKPTAEKPSLLTFSEVTTLFHEFGHALHGLLANTQYASLAGTNVYWDFVELPSQFMENFCYEPEALQLFAKHYQTEEVIPQNLIDKIVAASQFMEGYQTLRQLGFGLLDMAWHTTHPEKITNLAQFEKEHLASTQLYPSVEGANISTSFSHIFQGGYAAGYYSYKWAEVLDADAFDYFKQHGIFNPEIAQKFYTLLSSGGTVDPMQLYTAFRGQKPSNAALLKRAGLV; via the coding sequence ATGAGCCAAAATATTTTAACTCAAGACATTTTTAAAACACCTTATCAAACGCCTCCTTTTGAGCAAATAAAACTCGAGGACTACAAACCTGCGTTTGAACAAGCCATTGCAGAAGCTAAAGCCGAAATCGATGCGATTACAGAAAATCCGAATTTGCCCGATTTTTTCAATACAATTGAAGCTTTAAGCCTAAGTGGCGAAAAACTAAATCGTATTTCCTCTATATTTTTTAATTTAAACTCAGCAGAAACCAATGATGAAATGCAGGCACTTGCTCAAGAGATTTCGCCACTTTTGTCTGAATTTAGCAGCGACATTAGTTTAAACAAGGCTTTGTTTGAGCGTATTCAAAAAGTTTACGACAGCAAACCTGAAGGTTTAACGCCCGAGCAACAAAGACTCTTAGACAAAACTTACAAAAACTTTAGCCGAAATGGTGCTTTGCTTTCGGAAAAAGACCAAGAAAGATTGCGACAAATCGACCAAGAATTATCTCTACTTTCGCTACAATTTGGGCAAAATGTCCTAGCGGCAACCAATGACTATGTTTTGCACATTACTGATGAGAAAGACCTCGAAGGGCTACCGCAAGATGAAATTGAGGCGGCTCGTGAGGCAGCGCAAGCTCAATCGCTGCAAGGCTGGGCCATCACGCTACAAATGCCGAGCTATCTGGGCTTTATGAAATATGCCAAAAATCGTGCGCTGCGCGAGCAATTGTACCGAGCTAATGGGGCTAAAAACTTTTCAGAAAACCCATTCAATAATACGGAAAATGTCTTGAAAATCATAAAACTCCGTGCCGAGCGTGCACGTTTGCTAGGTTATAAAAATCACGCGGCTTTTGTTCTGGAGGAGCGTATGGCACAATCGCCAGAAAATGTGCAAAATTTCCTAGAAAACCTGTTGCAAAAGGCAAAACCCTTCGGGCAAGAAGAAATCAAAAAATTAAGTATTTATGCGAAAGAAAAAGAGGGCATCTCTGAATTGATGCCGTGGGATCACGCTTATTTTGCCGAAGCTTACAAAAAAGAAAACTTTAGCCTAAGCGACCAAGAACTAAAACCTTATTTTCAACTTGAAAAAGTGATAGAGGGTGCTTTTGAAATCGCAGAAAAATTATATAATTTAAGCTTTAAAGAAGTAAACGACCTCGAGAAATATCACGCCGATGTACACACTTTCCATGTGATCAAGGAAAATGAAATTATCGGTATTCTTTATACAGATTTCTTTCCAAGAGCAGGAAAACGCCCAGGCGCTTGGATGACTAGCTACCGCGATGGCCACTACCTCCACGGCGAGCATAGGATACCTCAAATTTCCATTGTGTGCAATTTCACCAAGCCCACGGCAGAGAAACCTTCGCTGCTTACTTTTAGCGAAGTTACAACGCTTTTCCACGAGTTTGGACACGCTTTGCACGGCTTGCTTGCCAACACGCAATACGCTAGCCTAGCAGGCACCAATGTGTATTGGGATTTTGTAGAATTGCCATCGCAGTTTATGGAAAATTTCTGCTACGAGCCAGAAGCACTACAACTTTTTGCCAAACATTACCAAACGGAGGAAGTGATTCCACAAAATTTGATTGATAAAATTGTGGCGGCCTCTCAATTTATGGAAGGCTATCAGACTTTGAGGCAACTTGGTTTTGGCCTGCTAGATATGGCTTGGCATACCACTCACCCCGAAAAAATTACGAATTTGGCACAATTTGAAAAAGAACACTTGGCCAGTACGCAGCTCTACCCAAGCGTAGAGGGCGCTAATATAAGCACCTCGTTTAGCCATATTTTCCAAGGCGGATATGCTGCCGGCTATTACAGCTACAAGTGGGCAGAAGTGCTAGATGCCGATGCCTTTGATTACTTTAAACAACACGGCATATTCAACCCTGAAATTGCCCAAAAATTTTACACCCTGCTAAGCAGTGGCGGCACCGTGGACCCAATGCAGCTATACACCGCATTCCGCGGACAAAAACCGAGCAATGCTGCATTATTAAAGCGCGCGGGCTTGGTTTAA
- a CDS encoding peptidylprolyl isomerase: MALLEKIRKKTWLLIIGIGLPLVAFLVGDAFSRGSIFGNPNELGSAAGIPITTQDYTMEYSRISQIPQYQNAGENVISQITWNDLVSERVVSKHAEKLGIEFSEQQYFEAAAMFFSSIQPNLIAQNGAVNVEATKAFLSELKTAAQTGNPQAQAIYQQWENANPQAAMLRASYLDFVSRGVLATDAEAEFAFQGNNTQSQISYAFVDYATFKQKNNIQVTDEQVLDYLKAHKKQFKPEASVNIAYAYFPAVASNQDTQEIISGLNKFLNQQVITDPAAGITDTIQAFANAKNDSVYVSRFSEDVFDPTYYTKSQIENLQDANIKNLLSNLEVGKVYGPIKNGNLYELIKVTNAKPIADSVKSSHILISFQGAQGGASTRSPQAAQQIADSILNVVKTNPAKFNELASTFSDDKVAAKENGSIGWVGRFQQNFDPSYREYILSHDKGSFGVVPSQFGFHVIRIDDVKSKMGYQFAVIKKVLKASEETQEQLFNKANQLALDMQGKNTNDFVNAARKTGAEVNNADGVARFEANVTGLTGTNKLSDILAWAFNPDTKSGSIERFETSNGGQIVVFLSNKFDKDQYNVAAYKGILTPIIEADLAYNKAKELVGNDKDLNSISKKLGGRTGQASGITYNTANIEGIGAEPTVGAAALALPKGGVSNVLKAVNGIFVVKVDSKTVGAKKEDLSNERRVIELQNMGMIQNSLLQSLIDDAKVVDKRAERLVK; the protein is encoded by the coding sequence ATGGCTCTTTTAGAAAAAATAAGAAAGAAAACTTGGCTACTAATCATCGGGATTGGGTTGCCACTTGTAGCGTTTTTGGTAGGAGATGCATTCTCTAGAGGAAGTATTTTTGGAAATCCTAATGAATTGGGATCTGCAGCGGGTATTCCTATTACTACGCAAGATTACACCATGGAATACAGCAGAATTAGCCAAATTCCACAATATCAAAATGCAGGTGAAAATGTAATATCACAAATTACTTGGAACGATTTAGTGTCTGAGCGTGTGGTAAGTAAACATGCAGAGAAATTAGGTATCGAATTTTCTGAACAACAATATTTCGAAGCGGCTGCCATGTTTTTTAGCTCAATTCAGCCAAACTTAATCGCTCAAAACGGAGCAGTGAATGTGGAGGCTACCAAAGCATTTTTAAGCGAGTTGAAAACTGCCGCTCAAACAGGAAACCCACAAGCACAAGCTATTTACCAGCAATGGGAAAACGCAAATCCGCAAGCGGCAATGCTTAGAGCTAGCTACCTTGATTTTGTGAGCCGTGGAGTTTTAGCAACCGACGCAGAGGCTGAGTTTGCATTCCAAGGGAATAATACACAATCTCAAATCAGCTATGCGTTTGTAGATTACGCAACTTTCAAACAAAAAAATAACATTCAAGTAACCGATGAGCAAGTATTGGATTACTTAAAAGCTCATAAAAAACAATTTAAACCAGAAGCTTCTGTAAACATCGCGTATGCTTATTTCCCTGCGGTGGCGTCTAATCAAGATACACAAGAAATCATTTCAGGTTTAAATAAATTTTTAAATCAGCAAGTCATTACAGATCCAGCTGCTGGAATCACCGATACAATCCAAGCGTTTGCTAATGCTAAAAACGATTCTGTGTATGTATCAAGATTCTCAGAAGATGTTTTTGACCCGACTTACTACACCAAAAGCCAAATCGAAAATTTGCAAGATGCTAATATCAAAAATCTTTTATCAAATTTAGAAGTTGGTAAGGTGTACGGGCCAATCAAAAATGGAAATCTGTATGAATTGATAAAAGTAACCAATGCAAAACCAATTGCAGACTCGGTGAAATCAAGCCATATTTTGATCTCATTCCAAGGAGCGCAAGGTGGTGCATCAACAAGATCTCCGCAAGCTGCACAACAAATTGCAGACAGTATCTTGAATGTGGTGAAAACAAATCCTGCTAAATTCAACGAATTGGCTTCAACTTTTTCAGATGATAAAGTGGCAGCAAAAGAAAACGGTTCAATTGGTTGGGTAGGAAGATTTCAGCAAAACTTTGATCCAAGCTACAGAGAATATATCCTTTCTCATGATAAAGGTTCGTTTGGAGTAGTGCCAAGTCAATTTGGGTTCCATGTGATTCGCATTGACGATGTCAAATCTAAAATGGGATATCAGTTTGCTGTGATTAAGAAAGTATTAAAAGCTTCAGAAGAAACACAAGAGCAATTGTTTAATAAAGCAAATCAATTAGCACTTGATATGCAAGGTAAAAACACCAACGATTTCGTAAATGCAGCAAGAAAAACAGGAGCAGAGGTGAACAATGCAGATGGTGTGGCTCGTTTTGAGGCAAATGTTACAGGTCTTACGGGAACAAATAAATTGTCGGACATCCTTGCATGGGCATTTAATCCAGATACAAAATCAGGAAGCATTGAGCGTTTTGAAACTTCAAACGGAGGACAGATTGTTGTGTTCTTGTCTAATAAATTTGACAAAGATCAATACAATGTTGCAGCATACAAAGGAATCCTTACTCCAATTATCGAAGCTGATTTAGCTTACAACAAAGCAAAAGAATTGGTGGGCAATGATAAAGATCTAAACTCTATCAGTAAAAAATTAGGAGGACGCACAGGACAAGCTAGCGGAATTACTTATAACACTGCAAACATCGAGGGAATCGGCGCGGAGCCTACAGTGGGTGCAGCAGCTTTAGCTCTGCCAAAAGGAGGTGTTTCCAATGTATTGAAAGCCGTAAATGGTATTTTTGTAGTAAAAGTAGACAGCAAAACAGTAGGTGCTAAGAAAGAAGATCTGTCAAACGAAAGAAGAGTGATAGAACTTCAAAACATGGGAATGATTCAAAACTCATTGTTGCAAAGTTTAATTGATGATGCAAAAGTAGTAGACAAAAGAGCTGAGCGTCTAGTAAAATAA
- a CDS encoding gliding motility lipoprotein GldH: MKIKFLIGAVIACCVLACQPEGLIYQQSEPLNNSWSAKKAVVFTIPVKESEAGVDLSFVLRNNNDYPFSNIYFFTEFISPKGEKMIDTLEYQLAYPNGEWIGSGMGAIKQNTLIYKENIALKDTGVYQLKIKQAMRQNPLVGLEDISLLVQKEQ; encoded by the coding sequence ATGAAAATTAAGTTTTTAATAGGTGCTGTTATCGCGTGTTGCGTGCTTGCTTGCCAGCCAGAAGGCTTGATTTATCAGCAATCAGAGCCGTTAAACAATAGCTGGTCGGCAAAGAAAGCCGTGGTCTTCACAATTCCAGTAAAGGAGAGTGAGGCTGGCGTGGATTTGTCGTTTGTGCTGCGAAATAACAACGATTATCCATTCAGTAATATTTATTTTTTCACTGAATTTATTTCTCCGAAAGGCGAAAAAATGATTGATACTCTAGAATATCAATTGGCGTATCCCAATGGCGAATGGATAGGAAGCGGAATGGGAGCCATTAAGCAAAATACATTAATTTATAAAGAAAATATAGCGCTTAAGGACACAGGCGTTTACCAATTAAAAATAAAACAAGCAATGCGCCAAAACCCGTTGGTGGGGCTAGAGGACATCAGCTTATTAGTACAAAAAGAACAATAA
- a CDS encoding hemolysin family protein: MSATIPIIIIAILASAFFSGTEIAFISLSRMQLELEAKKENWISRKMLYLAENPKKFIATMLVGNNISLVIYGIFMGQLIVSYLPPYSPTIDVLIQTLISTVVILATAEFLPKAIFSIYPNKLFKTFVVPAWLVYVIFTPITTFIMWLSDLFLKIVGQKQTEDEIFLKEELKYFISEQLVEASEEEIDTEVQIFHNALEFSEIKVRECMVPRKEIVAVRIDEPIEEVRKKFIETGFSKIIVYQENIDNIIGYIHSFDLFKKPKNIRTTMLPVDFVNETSLAKDVMDDLIKKRKSVAIVLDEYGGTAGMLTVEDVVEELFGEIEDEHDKVKLVEKQINEHEYLFSARVEIDHLNQEYGWDLPESDAYETLGGLAVSVLEKIPEIGETFVVDNKYKFEITKGNDTKIEEIKITLIED, translated from the coding sequence ATGAGTGCTACTATACCTATAATCATTATTGCTATATTAGCTTCCGCATTTTTCTCGGGCACCGAGATAGCCTTTATTTCGCTTAGCCGTATGCAGCTTGAGCTTGAGGCAAAAAAGGAAAATTGGATTTCTAGAAAAATGCTGTACTTGGCAGAAAATCCTAAAAAATTCATCGCCACGATGCTTGTGGGCAATAACATTTCACTTGTTATTTATGGGATTTTCATGGGGCAGCTTATCGTGAGCTATTTGCCTCCGTATTCTCCCACAATTGATGTTTTGATTCAGACTTTGATTTCTACAGTCGTGATTTTGGCAACTGCCGAATTTCTACCCAAAGCCATCTTTAGTATTTATCCCAATAAATTATTCAAGACCTTTGTCGTTCCAGCATGGTTGGTCTATGTCATCTTTACACCGATCACGACATTCATTATGTGGCTTTCGGATTTATTTTTAAAGATTGTGGGGCAGAAACAAACTGAAGATGAGATATTTCTGAAAGAAGAATTAAAATATTTTATATCAGAACAACTAGTGGAAGCCTCGGAAGAGGAGATTGATACAGAAGTTCAGATATTTCACAATGCCCTTGAGTTTTCTGAGATAAAGGTGCGCGAATGCATGGTGCCACGAAAGGAAATCGTGGCTGTGCGAATTGATGAGCCCATAGAAGAAGTGCGCAAAAAATTTATAGAAACTGGATTTTCAAAGATTATTGTTTATCAAGAAAATATAGATAATATTATAGGGTACATTCACTCATTTGATTTGTTTAAAAAACCTAAAAACATTCGAACCACGATGTTGCCCGTGGATTTTGTAAATGAGACTTCGCTTGCAAAAGATGTGATGGATGATTTAATTAAAAAAAGAAAATCTGTGGCAATTGTGCTAGATGAGTATGGCGGAACGGCAGGAATGCTCACGGTGGAAGATGTGGTGGAAGAATTGTTTGGAGAAATAGAAGATGAACACGATAAAGTGAAACTTGTTGAAAAACAAATCAATGAGCATGAATATTTGTTCTCTGCACGAGTAGAAATAGATCATTTAAATCAAGAATATGGTTGGGACTTGCCAGAAAGCGATGCGTACGAAACCCTAGGAGGTTTAGCCGTTTCGGTATTAGAAAAAATCCCAGAAATTGGTGAAACTTTTGTCGTTGATAACAAATATAAGTTTGAAATCACCAAAGGAAATGATACAAAAATCGAAGAAATAAAAATAACATTAATAGAAGATTAA
- a CDS encoding PSP1 domain-containing protein yields MTCSGCNTSQGLPKGCKNNGGCGTDGCDKLSVFDWLSNMHQPAEELVCHIVEIRFKNERKEFYNNIDRLPLKVGDIVAVEANPGHDVGMVSMAGELVKAQLKHKKVNQTEDLPKVYRFANQKDIDVWQECREKEHAIMIEARRISRGIGLEMKISDVEYQGDGTKATFYYTSENRVDFRQLIREFATAFKCRIEMRQIGYRQEAAKLGGIGSCGRELCCSTWLTDFRSVSTAAARYQQLSINPQKIAGQCGKLKCCLNYELDSYLDALKDFPKHDIVLKSKGGEVSCAKIDVFKREIWLSYIKSDNVTWYKFSVEQVNEFLAQNKRGEAIESLEDLNKQFNQTEDSLFGTGLLEENELNRFEEKKNRRRRNKNKGNQQQPNNNNKKNSGKKNFRKKRRKPNQNKNEN; encoded by the coding sequence ATGACATGTAGCGGATGCAATACAAGCCAAGGCTTACCCAAAGGGTGTAAAAACAATGGAGGCTGCGGTACCGACGGTTGCGATAAACTGTCTGTTTTCGACTGGCTGAGCAATATGCATCAGCCCGCTGAGGAGCTCGTGTGCCATATTGTAGAAATACGCTTCAAAAACGAAAGAAAAGAATTTTACAATAATATCGATAGACTTCCCCTTAAAGTAGGCGACATCGTTGCCGTAGAAGCCAATCCAGGGCATGATGTAGGAATGGTATCCATGGCGGGAGAATTGGTAAAAGCACAACTTAAGCATAAAAAAGTAAACCAGACAGAGGATCTGCCAAAGGTCTACCGTTTTGCAAATCAAAAAGATATAGATGTGTGGCAAGAGTGCCGAGAAAAAGAGCACGCCATCATGATAGAAGCTCGTAGAATTTCACGAGGAATTGGACTTGAAATGAAGATTTCTGATGTAGAATATCAAGGCGACGGAACCAAGGCTACTTTTTACTATACATCAGAGAATCGTGTAGATTTTAGACAACTCATTCGCGAGTTTGCCACCGCATTTAAATGCCGAATCGAAATGCGCCAAATAGGCTATCGCCAAGAGGCTGCTAAGTTAGGCGGAATCGGGTCGTGTGGTAGAGAGCTTTGTTGTTCTACATGGCTCACAGATTTTAGGAGCGTGAGCACGGCAGCGGCGCGATATCAGCAACTTTCCATCAATCCCCAAAAGATCGCGGGGCAGTGTGGAAAGTTGAAATGTTGTTTAAATTATGAACTAGATTCATACCTCGATGCTCTCAAGGATTTCCCGAAACACGATATTGTTTTAAAATCAAAAGGTGGTGAGGTTTCTTGTGCTAAAATCGATGTTTTTAAACGAGAAATTTGGCTTTCTTACATTAAATCAGATAATGTAACTTGGTACAAATTTAGTGTAGAGCAAGTAAACGAGTTTTTGGCGCAAAACAAGAGGGGCGAAGCCATAGAATCGCTAGAGGATCTGAACAAGCAATTTAATCAAACAGAGGATTCGCTCTTTGGCACAGGTTTGCTAGAAGAAAACGAATTAAATCGTTTTGAGGAAAAGAAAAATCGTAGACGCAGAAACAAAAACAAAGGCAATCAACAGCAGCCAAACAACAATAATAAGAAGAATTCAGGTAAAAAGAATTTTAGAAAAAAACGAAGAAAACCTAATCAGAACAAAAATGAAAATTAA
- the lptC gene encoding LPS export ABC transporter periplasmic protein LptC, with translation MRQLELSFKSYKKAALCIGAALLFFSCEESKTDDLGKINRNFADRTTINAHVIHKDSGVVRLDLKTPLIEEYTLIDSPYTLMRKGLDLTFYNQKLEPNFLRADWAKIQQKTKFYEGKGNVVMINNEGDTLKTQKIFWDSQNRKIYTHDTVTIARADGTRIISENGLEGSEDFKQFTFFKNHGVINAEQKNQKKSTQSPASGQAIDKNILPLETKTKEIQD, from the coding sequence ATGAGACAACTCGAATTGTCCTTTAAATCATACAAAAAAGCAGCCCTATGCATAGGGGCTGCTTTGCTTTTTTTCTCTTGTGAAGAATCTAAAACCGATGATTTGGGGAAAATCAATCGAAATTTTGCAGATAGAACCACCATCAATGCACATGTAATTCACAAGGATTCGGGCGTGGTGCGACTGGATTTAAAAACCCCGTTAATTGAGGAATATACCTTGATAGACTCTCCATACACCCTTATGCGAAAAGGTTTAGATTTAACTTTTTATAACCAAAAATTAGAGCCTAATTTTTTAAGAGCAGATTGGGCTAAAATTCAGCAAAAAACCAAATTTTACGAAGGTAAAGGGAATGTTGTGATGATCAACAACGAGGGCGATACACTCAAAACACAAAAGATTTTCTGGGATAGCCAAAATAGAAAAATCTACACTCACGACACCGTAACCATTGCGCGTGCCGATGGTACTAGAATTATCTCTGAAAATGGACTGGAGGGGAGCGAAGATTTTAAACAATTTACTTTTTTCAAAAACCATGGGGTAATCAATGCTGAGCAGAAAAATCAAAAAAAATCTACACAATCCCCAGCTTCTGGACAAGCGATAGACAAAAATATCTTACCTTTGGAAACTAAAACCAAAGAAATTCAAGATTAA